TCCCTcccatttcttcttttccagTCAATACCCTACAAGTGAGTGGATGATGGACATTCAGTAGGTTATTGAAAATTATCTGTTTCTGAAAAATTCATGAATGGACCTTCACCACTTTTTGAACACAATGTTGCATCTTTGACTTTGGGGCCAAAGCTTCACACAAGTCTTGTTAATTGAAATACACAGCTGTGGTAATGTGGGTGATCATGAGATATCAATAGGTCAAATTCCCCAATATATTGAGTTACTTACACAGAGTAGGAACTGTAGAGAACATTAGGTATATTGAAAGATGCTTAGAGTAGGTGCAGTTACCATACAATTTCCTTTTGCTTGCCCTCCTCCCTGGACCTGTTTTACAGATGAGGCTGTAAATGTCATTGGTATTGTGGAAGGTTCAGTTCCCAGTCacagctatttttttaaatatttagagtAACATAATGAACCTTTCTGTTCAtccaaaagaacacaaaaaaccACCCACATTGAAGCAATATCCAATTGTGCCACAAAAAGGGTCCAGGTTATCCTGTGTAttctttgctaaaaataaaacatccagCCTAAATTTAAAGCGGTCTTTTGAACTTTATAGCTTGTAGTGAATTCCATATATTTATCGCTCTTACTTTAAAGTACCCTTTTCGATGCTTTAAGTGGAAATTTGTTTCATCAAATCTAAACAGAGCTATTCATGAACAGAGCGCCAGAAAGTTGCTGGTATTGAACACTGCTGTCTGCAATTATTACCAGGTTGTTTCCATTTAACGATTTCTCTAACACAACCTCATTTGAGctataatttatacatttatttatttttcccaaaatgcataactttgcatttgtcattattaaatctcatctgccacttggaTGCCCGGTCCTCCAATCTCCTTTCAGGGAAGTAATGTCTAGTTCAGACCGTATTAACTTACCAGACACTGATACCTGGCTTTCAATGTCCACtacaagatcattaataaatacattaaataccaGTGGACCTAGAACAGATCCCTGAGGAATGCCATTTACCAGTTAGATAATTTTCCATTAACAACATCTCTGAAGTCTTGTCTGGTTTTCAATCCAGGTGCAAAAATGTAGCCTATGTCTAtatcttttaatttttactGTAACTTTTTATGAGGAACTGTATCAAATGCTTttccaaaatctaaataatgaAAGACTCTGATCTTAAGTTTTGCTCACCTTTTCACAAAATGCAATTAGTCTGATACCATTTGCCCTTTGTAAAACCATTGACTAATTTACCAATGGTGTTATTGGATAAAAAGTGTCTTCATAAATATTATCCCTTAACAAGCATTTAAACAACTTCACCACCACAGATGTCAGGCTCACAGGTCTGTAATTACCCAgctgagattttgatccctctTTGAAAATTGTTACCACTTCTGGCACCGCACCAGACACAAGATAAAAAGCAATGGTCTGGATATTTCTTGGCCAAGTTCTCTTACCACCTGGGGATGTATACCATCTGGCCCTGGAGCTTTGTCTATTTTAAGTTTACTTAACGGTTTGATCACATTGTCCTGTCCTGCATTGATTTGTAAACATGTAGACGTTGGTTCTTTATTGGTATacacagagggaaaaaaatgtattttaaacctTCTGCCTTCCCCTTATTATCGATAACCATGTTTTTCCGATTGCTGGTTCAAGGATGACACTCATGTTTTATGTTGCCGTGACCTTGATTTGACTTGATTAAATTAAGCATTTATTTGGTACAGGAGAGCGATCAGATAAAGTCAGCCCCAATATACATTAAACCCGTGGGAAAATGTTGCAGGCAGCCATACGTATTTTGCCATGTCTAATATCCCGTTGTCGTTCCTTTATACGACAACTGTAAGATATTAGTGTTCTGTAAGTAAAGTCCCTATATACGAAAACATAAATAAAGGTCATTACTGCACTTTACCGTATATCTTTACTGGATGGTGGGTAATCTTGTTCTCCCCTGcatcatttttataataataataataataatagtacttTTTCTTGCTGTGCGTTCACTCCAATCATTTTTCCTTCCCACCTCCCTCtggaatattttattctttctgtgATGTTGCTGGTTACATAACCACCGCTTCTCCAGGCAGGGGAAATCCTGTCGCTACACTGTCTTTTGAAGTTGTCTTCCCCCGGACTCCTATCCCACAGCATCTTCCCACGCTGAGATGTGAAAGCTTTAACCCCTGGAGGCACGAGGGGTGACCCTTTctcattctcccctccttatcaCCCACGATAAGGAGCTATGTGTGGTTTATGGTGACAGGAAGAACGAGTGAGGATGAGAATCAAATGAAACAGCacttatttctattttaaaggGAGAGAGTACATAGAGATTCATTACCACACTGTAGAGCCACATTGGAGTAGGTGACAGTAGAGTCTGGTTAAGGCTCACATGGCGCATCTGACTTGTCTTTGACCTAGGTTAGAGTTTTAATTGGCTGTGGATTATTTGTATTGTAGTCCAAAAGCACCTGTCTGTCTAGCTTTGGTTAATTTTCAGAACAGTTGTTCCCGCTCCAGACTCAAGTGAAAAGAACTTTATACACAAGAATAAATAGCCCTTCCAGTTCACTAAACTCAAAACCAGGTCACTCCGTTTAGGAAAAGTAGATCAGTACTTTGTACGGAGAGAAATAGGTTAGCCATGGCTCCCACAGTGGTCCCTGTAATTATTGTATAGGTCTGTGGACATACTTCGTTTAGAGCTCCTGAGAATATTGGGCCTATTCCCAAGTTCTACAAACAAATGTCAGGCTATGGTATAGCTGTAAGGATCAATGAGCAGTTTCATTTATGGCGCAACAGCTGTATACAGGATTTAAAAGAGTCTGAGCACAAGAAGGTGCGCATCAAGAATACCTGGATTAGTAAATTGAAACAACTGTAAGTGTTTGATTAACAGTTTCTGCCATTCCGTCCTGAAAGATTGCTGTGATCAAGATTAACTTACCTGTGTGACCCTGCGTGGTACAATGGTGGTGCTAACGTTGTTCCTTTGTTACAGGAGTGGGCAGACTCATGTTGCCGGGGGCTCAGGAGCGCACATGCCTACATACTCGTGTATGACATCTGTTGCTTTGACAGCTTTGAATACATCAAGACCCTAAGGCAACAGATCCTGGAAACAAGGTATGTAACAAACACCCAGGGACCTTCTGTGCAGTAGATGACACAGTCTGCCCTGAAATAGTGCAGGTAGCTGTTCTTTGTGTAGTACACAAGGGCCAAAACGAAATTAATACTTAGCTGATGGTCCTCCTTACTTTCTTCAGAGTAAAAtggaaaagaataataaatcatataatgGAGAAGAATAAACTATGTAGCTATGTAGTGATTTAAAGTAGATTTATCTACGTTGCTGTCTGAGCCATTTTTGGAGTCCAGCTGTGACCTGGTTTATAGTATGTATTGAATTAGTTTGTTCATGATTTAAAGGATACAGTTTATTTTGTACagtttttttacacacacatcgAGAGTATAATCATGCCTACATAGCTGTTTCATAGATGGGCTTTCTTATGTCTCCCGAGCTAGAAACAGTATGGATTAGAAACAGATATGATCTGTTCACCATAGTAACCAGTTGAGGTCCAAGCAGTAGGAACATTTCTTTGGTTCCTGTGCAACTTTTTCAATTTTACACTAGACTGGAAGACTGGAACATTTAAAGATGGACCCCAATAATGAGTTGGTCAGTTGCTGAGTTTTGGGCAAAAATATCTAGTCCAATTAGTATTGTTCTCTAAcattgatccagggatttattggCGTCGGGAaagaattttccccctggtatggggcaattggcatctgcttcataagggtttttgccttcctctggatcaacacagtagggacacaataggtatataggttgaacttgatggactttggtgttttttcaaccttatgaactatgttactatgtctgCCAGATTAATTGcttacactatttttttgtcGTACTGCAGAGTCATTGGAACTTCTGAGACCCCCATCATTATAGTGGGTAACAAGCGTGACCTACAGCGAGGCCGGGTCATCCCACGCTGGAACGTGTCCCACCTGGTGAAAAAGACATGGAAATGTGGTTATATTGAGTGTTCAGCCAAGTATAATTGGCACATATTGCTACTTTTCAGTGAACTGCTAAAGAGCGTGGGCTGTGCGCGTTGCAAACATGTTCATGCTGCAATACGCTTCCAAGGGGCCCTTCGCCGCAATCGCTGCTCTGTCATGTGAAGACCTCCTGTGTTCAGATGAGAAGGCTGATGCCTCTTTAGCTTCTGACACAACAGTACAAAATTACTTGGTTTGACAGAGTTTGCTTCAACAAATGAACACCTGCTATGTGAtgatacaggatctgccacatgATCCCAATTTCATAGGTTCATAGGTATTTCCATCAGATGTCAAATGACCTTCCACCAGTACCTATGGAAAAGAGTGACTTGCTTTATATATAACACCTGGCTCATTTGATAGCACAGCAGCTACCTAGCAATTTAGGTAGTCTTAAAGAAACTGATCTGCAGTATAATTTCGGCTCACGGCTCACGGAGCATCCATTTCTACTGGAAACTGGGACCTGTGTGGTCTCTTTCATGTTTTGTTGGCTTTGATTTAAATCTAACTAGCGTCTTCAAACATTCTAGAATGGATTGTTGGGTAGTAGAGCCAATTGCAGCAAAATACTAAACCTCTCAGGCAGATGGACCCCCTGTGTGCCCTCTCTAAGAGAAGGGTATTGCGATTACTTTTGGCTACCTGTGCTGTTCTTCTGATCACACTCTTCCACTATTCATTACAGGGTATGTATCAAAGTATAAGTAGTTCACCAAATGTTAAAGTGACCTTGCCAGTGACATTCTTTTCTTCTGCCTATGTATGAAACAACTGCTTCTTCAGTATCAGCTTTTGCACTGTAATAACTTGACTTTGCCAAGATATATTTCATACATAGATACAATGTTGCTATGGCACTAATAAAATCACTTTACTTTTGGGAGTGCCacttttattttgatctacGAAGACTACTGTGCGTGTCTGGCTTAGGTTCTTCTCCAACCATTTGGCAGGCAATACATGGAATCACTAAACATTGCTGTGTATCACCAAGCACTCTAGCTAAAGGCACTGTATGGCCTACGTAACTGTAACATTTATAGCTTGTCCTTCTTCCTTTGGGTACCTGGTTTACTGTTTGAACAACAGAAGGTTTGCGCACAATTTACAATGAGTTGAGgtgagataaaacatttaatcacACTGGTTTTACAATTTGTTATTTAacgatttatttattattaaaggttTATTATGAAGTTGTTAAATGCAACTAATCTAGTGTCCATAAAGCACAGTTGGATCCATACTTAACTATGAGGATCCAATTGCACATTATGGACACAGCAGGCTCCCGTGCTGCCAGAGACCAGCTTCTACATTAAAGACCAAGGATAAGGTGGCAG
This sequence is a window from Spea bombifrons isolate aSpeBom1 chromosome 2, aSpeBom1.2.pri, whole genome shotgun sequence. Protein-coding genes within it:
- the RASL10B gene encoding ras-like protein family member 10B, whose product is MVTTFKIAVLGAQGVGKSAIVRQFLYNEFNETCVPTKTRRVFLPAVVMNGHVHELQIMDFPPISSFPVNTLQEWADSCCRGLRSAHAYILVYDICCFDSFEYIKTLRQQILETRVIGTSETPIIIVGNKRDLQRGRVIPRWNVSHLVKKTWKCGYIECSAKYNWHILLLFSELLKSVGCARCKHVHAAIRFQGALRRNRCSVM